A genomic region of Candidatus Methylomirabilota bacterium contains the following coding sequences:
- a CDS encoding DUF2283 domain-containing protein, whose protein sequence is MRMRYDPEADVLVLVLREDPPVDAVEEPGGVIVSYARSGEPVSVEFLNAGARQLIARGQSSVPIDSGRGL, encoded by the coding sequence ATGAGGATGCGGTACGACCCTGAGGCCGATGTTCTCGTGTTGGTCCTCCGAGAGGACCCACCCGTCGACGCCGTCGAAGAGCCCGGGGGCGTGATTGTCAGCTACGCCAGGAGCGGAGAGCCGGTCAGCGTCGAATTCTTGAACGCCGGCGCCAGGCAACTGATCGCCCGCGGTCAGTCCAGCGTCCCCATAGACTCCGGCCGAGGCCTGTGA
- a CDS encoding thiolase domain-containing protein, whose product MRKVAVVGAGVSKFGVRKATFRDLIWEAGKACFDSVPAIKPADVQGLVVGSVMPERTAFQSHISSLAAEALGIKPDRLSARTEHMCASGTVGIRYAYAFIAAGLADLVMVLGVEKLNTPGGEEAILNMGTGVDREWEAAHGLTAPPCFALAAQAHMTKYGTTEAQMAMVSVKNHNHATKNPYAHFQKGATLDQVLCSRMISTPFRLFMCSPITDGAAAVILASEERARDLTDKPVWIRGTGQALDGFMLSSLHADYAHWPALKRAGEHAYDMAGIQPGDVDVAEVHDCFSIAEIIAYEELGFCAKGEGGTFVEKGLSDYGGQVVVNPRGGLIGCGHPLGATGTAQAAEIFWQLRGEAGARQVPEARIGLTHNNSGMGEHVVVIYGSEAA is encoded by the coding sequence ATGCGGAAGGTAGCGGTGGTCGGGGCGGGAGTGTCGAAGTTCGGGGTGCGGAAGGCGACCTTCCGCGACCTGATCTGGGAAGCCGGCAAGGCGTGCTTCGACTCGGTGCCAGCCATCAAGCCGGCCGATGTGCAGGGCCTGGTCGTCGGCTCGGTCATGCCGGAGCGGACCGCCTTCCAGAGCCACATCTCCTCCCTGGCGGCCGAGGCGCTCGGGATCAAGCCGGACCGGCTGTCCGCGCGGACCGAGCACATGTGCGCGTCAGGCACGGTGGGGATCCGCTACGCCTACGCCTTCATCGCGGCCGGACTGGCCGACCTCGTCATGGTCCTCGGCGTGGAGAAGCTCAACACACCGGGGGGCGAGGAGGCGATCCTGAACATGGGGACCGGGGTGGACCGGGAGTGGGAGGCGGCCCACGGCCTCACGGCGCCGCCGTGCTTCGCCCTGGCCGCCCAGGCCCACATGACGAAATACGGGACGACCGAAGCCCAGATGGCGATGGTGAGCGTCAAGAACCACAACCACGCTACCAAGAACCCCTACGCGCACTTCCAGAAGGGCGCCACCCTCGACCAGGTCCTGTGCTCGCGGATGATCTCGACCCCGTTCCGGCTCTTCATGTGCTCGCCGATCACCGACGGCGCGGCCGCCGTCATCCTCGCCAGTGAGGAGCGCGCCCGGGACCTCACGGACAAGCCCGTGTGGATCCGCGGCACGGGCCAGGCGCTCGACGGCTTCATGCTCTCTTCGCTGCACGCGGACTACGCCCACTGGCCGGCGCTGAAGCGCGCGGGTGAGCACGCCTACGACATGGCCGGCATCCAGCCCGGCGACGTCGACGTGGCCGAGGTCCACGACTGCTTCTCGATCGCCGAGATCATCGCCTACGAGGAGCTCGGATTCTGCGCGAAGGGCGAAGGCGGGACGTTCGTCGAGAAGGGGCTCTCGGACTACGGCGGCCAGGTGGTGGTGAACCCGCGCGGCGGCCTCATCGGCTGTGGCCACCCGCTGGGGGCCACCGGCACCGCTCAGGCCGCCGAGATCTTCTGGCAGCTCCGCGGCGAGGCGGGGGCCCGCCAGGTGCCGGAGGCGCGGATCGGGCTCACTCACAACAACTCGGGGATGGGCGAGCATGTCGTGGTGATCTACGGGAGCGAGGCCGCATGA